A single genomic interval of Carassius gibelio isolate Cgi1373 ecotype wild population from Czech Republic chromosome A22, carGib1.2-hapl.c, whole genome shotgun sequence harbors:
- the baiap2l2b gene encoding brain-specific angiogenesis inhibitor 1-associated protein 2-like protein 2, with protein sequence MSGANSDLLHRSTLSVYNNLMDQFNPGLQKLVTLGNSYIKAFQALALTSEAYFSALAKMGEQALNTLSSRSLGDVLIQISETQRKLTAEVEGVFQWFHIEVLHAMDKNVKLDEEYIEGSRRVYELEVRNQAAALERQLRRGVFRDSLEGSEYMQYLRQSQHEILKEEERRYRFLAEKHCGLTQSLLYLINKTGVSLQQRADGWKEKVSESRSSRPRTPTPSDQEAQLKSSLGSLLQTGDREMDREPLGRVPSRAPSPLPSRSRSSSVGESLGLGGGRSMRTIVSHPASSNPVLLPFARGDMVTVLIPEPRNGWLYGRHDSSLRQGWFPAAYVGSTEDFLPLGSSTSHRSHSMNNLLEPTNQSEYSDTQGYSDIPSPVVPMRRASADLRPVSPLPEKKAESNNEVKTSQKTYNEIPLPAAPLRRGSADIRPISPLPDRRAESHFESKVEHKNYNELPPPAPPLPNSPLPERKTESTSECLQRPTTHGQPPEHPLFPRGSNPFATVKLRPTVTNDKSAPRIH encoded by the exons ATGTCTGGTGCGAACAGTGACCTTCTTCATAGATCAACCTTGAGTGTTTATAAT AACCTCATGGATCAGTTTAATCCTGGCTTGCAAAAGCTGGTTACTTTAGGAAACAGCTACATCAAGGCTTTTCAAG CTTTGGCTCTGACAAGCGAGGCCTACTTCAGCGCTCTTGCTAAGATGGGCGAGCAAGCTCTCAACACGTTATCATCCAGATCACTTG GTGACGTGTTGATTCAGATATCAGAAACCCAGCGGAAGCTCACTGCTGAAGTGGAGGGTGTG TTCCAATGGTTTCACATAGAGGTTCTGCATGCCATGGACAAGAATGTGAAGCTGGACGAGGAATACATCGAA GGCAGCCGTAGAGTTTATGAATTGGAAGTGAGAAATCAGGCTGCAGCATTGGAGCGACAGCTGAGACGTGGTGTGTTCAGAGACTCACTG gagggcAGTGAGTACATGCAGTACCTGAGGCAGAGCCAGCATGAAATTCTCAAAGAGGAAGAAAGGAGATATCGTTTCCTTGCTGAAAAACATTGTGGACTTACACAGTCACTACTATACCTTATCAACAAG ACGGGAGTATCTCTCCAACAGAGAGCAGATGGTTGGAAAGAAAAAGTCAGTGAGAGCAGAAGTTCCAGACCTCGAACACCCACTCCATCAGATCAAGAAGCTCAG TTAAAGAGCTCTCTGGGTTCTCTGCTGCAGACTGGAGACCGAGAAATGGACCGTGAGCCGCTGGGCAGAGTGCCCTCTAGAG CTCCATCTCCTCTCCCTAGCCGTTCCCGCTCCAGCTCTGTGGGCGAGTCTTTGGGTCTAGGTGGCGGGCGCTCAATGAGGACCATTGTCTCCCATCCCGCTTCATCCAATCCAGTCCTGCTGCCATTTGCCCGTGGTGACATGGTGACTGTGCTTATACCAGAACCACGCAATGGTTGGCTGTACGGACGCCATGACTCAAGCCTCCG tcaAGGCTGGTTTCCTGCTGCCTATGTGGGATCTACTGAAGACTTTCTACCTTTGGGCTCAAG CACATCGCACCGAAGCCACAGCATGAACAACCTCCTGGAGccaaccaaccaatcagaatATTCAGACACTCAGGGCTACAGTGACATCCCGTCTCCAGTGGTACCTATGCGTCGTGCGTCGGCTGATCTTCGTCCAGTTTCTCCCCTCCCTGAAAAGAAGGCAGAGTCTAACAACGAGGTCAAAACCAGTCAGAAAACCTACAATGAGATCCCCCTTCCAGCCGCACCGCTCCGCCGTGGATCAGCTGATATTCGACCAATATCTCCCCTCCCTGACAGGAGGGCGGAGTCTCATTTTGAGAGCAAAGTAGAgcataaaaattataatgaactCCCGCCTCCGGCTCCGCCCCTTCCAAACTCTCCTCTCCCTGAGCGAAAGACCGAATCAACCTCTGAG TGTTTGCAGAGGCCAACCACTCATGGACAACCACCAGAGCACCCGCTTTTTCCCAG AGGATCAAATCCTTTTGCCACAGTGAAGCTCCGTCCCACAGTCACCAACGACAAATCGGCACCAAGGATCCACTGA